From Pararge aegeria chromosome 9, ilParAegt1.1, whole genome shotgun sequence, the proteins below share one genomic window:
- the LOC120626174 gene encoding dnaJ homolog subfamily A member 1 — translation MVKETPYYDILGVKPNCTNDELKKAYRKLALKYHPDKNPNEGERFKQISQAYEVLSNPDKRRIYDQAGEQGIKEGGAGGGGFSSPMDLFDMFFGGGFSGGRRRGRERKGKDVIHQLSVTLEELYKGAVRKLALQKNVICEKCEGRGGKKGAVQVCPTCRGTGMQVQIQQLGPGMIQQIQTVCSECRGQREIIDPKDRCKVCQGRKTVRDRKILEVHVDKGMKDGQKIVFSGEGDQEPGLEAGDLIIVLDEKEHAVFKRTGNDLIIRINIELVESLCGFQKVIRTLDDRDVVITVLPGEVTKHGEVKCVLNEGMPMYKNPFEKGQLIIQFLVNFPNAIPPEVMPALENCLPPRPVVEIPELAEECQLIDLDPEQETRRRRQHVANAYDEDDENSGVNRVQCATG, via the exons aTGGTGAAAGAAACACCCTACTACGACATCCTGGGTGTGAAACCCAACTGCACAAATGATGAACTGAAGAAAGCATATCGAAAGCTTGCCTTAAAATACCATCCAGACAAGAACCCAAATGAGGGTGAGAGGTTTAAACAGATCTCACAGGCGTATGAAGTACTTTCGAATCCAGACAAAAGAAGAATCTATGACCAAG ctgGTGAGCAAGGTATAAAAGAAGGCGGAGCTGGAGGTGGTGGCTTCTCATCACCCATGGACTTGTTTGACATGTTCTTTGGTGGTGGCTTCAGTGGTGGGCGGCGTCGAGGGCGTGAGAGGAAGGGCAAGGATGTCATACATCAGTTGTCTGTCACCCTTGAGGAGTTGTACAAAGGTGCTGTGCGGAAGTTGGCTCTGCAAAAAAATGTCATCTGTGAGAAATGTGAAGGCAGAGGTGGGAAAAAG GGTGCAGTACAAGTGTGCCCCACTTGTCGTGGTACAGGAATGCAGGTGCAAATCCAGCAGCTGGGTCCTGGCATGATCCAACAGATCCAAACAGTGTGCAGTGAGTGCAGAGGACAACGGGAAATTATCGACCCGAAGGATCGCTGCAAAGTTTGCCAA GGACGTAAAACGGTGCGCGATCGCAAGATTCTCGAAGTACATGTCGACAAAGGAATGAAAGACGGCCAGAAAATTGTTTTCAGCGGCGAAGGTGACCAAGAGCCGGGATTGGAGGCCGGAGATCTTATTATCGTTTTAGACGAGAAAGAGCATGCG GTATTTAAAAGAACTGGCAACGACCTCATAATAAGGATTAACATTGAACTGGTGGAATCACTGTGCGGCTTCCAGAAAGTCATCAGAACATTAGATGACAGGGATGTTGTAATAACCGTGTTGCCAGGAGAGGTCACTAAGCATGGTGAAGTCAAGTGTGTCTTGAATGAAG GAATGCCAATGTACAAGAATCCATTTGAGAAAGGCCAGCTCATAATACAATTCTTAGTCAATTTCCCCAACGCCATTCCACCTGAAGTAATGCCTGCGTTGGAGAATTGCCTGCCTCCTCGACCAGTG GTGGAGATCCCTGAGCTGGCAGAGGAATGCCAGCTTATCGATCTGGACCCGGAGCAGGAGACGCGACGACGTCGTCAGCACGTGGCCAACGCCTACGACGAAGACGACGAGAATTCCGGTGTCAACCGCGTGCAGTGCGCCACTGGCTAA